Proteins co-encoded in one Echeneis naucrates chromosome 22, fEcheNa1.1, whole genome shotgun sequence genomic window:
- the LOC115035913 gene encoding stress-induced-phosphoprotein 1, protein MSKKKDVVKGGLSVPRVRENSRLMRTHESIVDYINGRHPPDIFLNALLGLDLRSYDFQNDIIYSSDDDDDEPFYPHTSAYRPLEPHPRITQLTDEEAEKHAKELIAEEERRKEKTEKNKRKKMRKKEKKRLEKENAAKDILPEEEQAKSDSSENLILESNVEANEFPKCGNSQNGISAAACNKSNGKNKKENLVKMNKKEEKEQKDLDLNNSNASTAKSVPEETCNQKPVQESEKKTKLAVQKPKTLEKMEVEKKKEDKHELNKEKTVDPTVEEYAKRSRELAGTGNRLAASGQYEVAVKCFTDAIKFNPKEYRLFGNRSLCYERMQQYENALRDADVALSMEPNWIKGLFRKGKALCGLKKYYEASLIYKEVLNLDSSSAEATQELKRAQTLHLMEMGFNWAQCTEALKTHSTLEEAVEALFGGDSQRDPGDAGASWENTEQPVVEEEEMDEGEWTVQVSRPRMQQVKDLDAVVISRSKSQSPTPHSKNSVKPELFSIWVGSLAPTVTYAILHELFSRVGVVYGIKMLLEHQCAFVNYTKKEDCDRAIQCFNGMVVEGAPLAVRYPSKGHNGLGPSGSYKKECFFWRTTGCTRPDCSYRHVPEHKNIDREKFTSRLGHVNM, encoded by the exons ATGTCGAAAAAGAAGGACGTCGTTAAAG GGGGCCTTTCTGTTCCCAGAGTCAGAGAAAACTCCAGACTTATGCGGACACAC GAATCAATAGTAGATTATATAAATGGACGTCATCCTCCAGATATCTTCTTGAATGCTCTTCTGG GTCTTGATTTAAGGTCATATGACTTCCAAAACGACATCATATATTCcagcgatgatgatgatgatgaacctTTTTATCCACACACGTCTGCATACAGGCCTTTAGAACCACATCCACGAATAACGCAACTCACTGACGAA gaagctgaaaaacatgcaaaggaGCTCATAGCAGAGGAGGAGCGGCGTAAAGAGAAAACCGAGAAGAACAAACGTAAAAAAATG CgcaagaaagagaagaaacgGCTAGAAAAGGAGAATGCAGCCAAAGACATTTTACCT gaGGAAGAACAAGCCAAATCTGACTCCTcagaaaatcttattttagaAAGTAATGTTGAAGCAAATGAATTTCCTAAATGTGGTAATTCTCAAAATGGAATCTCGGCTGCTGCGTGCAACAAAAGCAATGgcaagaataaaaaagaaaatcttgtGAAGATGAATaagaaggaagagaaggagcaaAAG GATCTagatttaaataattcaaatgctTCCACTGCTAAATCGGTGCCCGAGGAGACATGTAACCAGAAGCCTGTGCaagaaagtgaaaagaaaactaaattagcagttcaaaaaccaaaaacattggAAAAAATGGAAgttgagaagaaaaaggaagacaaacaTGAGCTTAATAAAGAG AAAACTGTAGATCCCACTGTAGAAGAGTATgcaaaaagaagcagagagcTGGCTG GTACGGGAAATCGTTTGGCAGCCTCTGGACAGTACGAGGTGGCTGTGAAATGCTTTACTGATGCCATTAAATTCAATCCAAAGGAATATAG GTTGTTTGGAAATCGGTCACTGTGTTATGAAAGAATGCAGCAGTACGAAAACGCTCTCAGGGATGCTGATGTAGCACTCTCCATGGAACCAAACTGGATAAAAGGTTTATTCAGGAAAGGGAAAGCACTGTGTGGGCTGAAG AAATATTACGAGGCCTCACTGATCTACAAGGAAGTGCTGAATCTGGATAGTTCAAGTGCTGAAGCCACACAAGAGCTGAAACGAGCACAGACACTGCACctcatg GAAATGGGCTTCAACTGGGCGCAGTGCACCGAGGCCCTGAAGACTCACTCCACACTAGAGGAAGCTGTTGAGGCTCTGTTTGGTGGCGACAGTCAGAGGGATCCTGGAG ATGCTGGCGCCAGTTgggaaaacacagagcagccagtggtggaggaagaagagatggATGAGGGAGAGTGGACTGTACAAGTGAGCCGTCCCAGAATGCAGCAGGTCAAAGATTTGGACGCTGTGGTCATAAGCAGATCAAAATCTCAGTCGCCTACCCCTCACTCAAAGAATTCTGTCAAACC GGAACTTTTCTCCATTTGGGTCGGATCCTTGGCTCCTACTGTCACCTACGCGATACTTCATGAGCTCTTCAGCAG agtcGGCGTGGTTTATGGCATCAAGATGCTGCTGGAACATCAATGTGCCTTTGTGAATTACACAAAAAAGGAAGACTGTGACAGAGCCATCCAGTGTTTCAAT GGGATGGTGGTAGAGGGAGCTCCATTGGCTGTACGATATCCCAGTAAGGGCCACAATGGGCTGGGCCCATCAGG CTCATACAAGAAGGAGTGCTTTTTCTGGAGGACCACGGGCTGCACCAGGCCAGACTGCAGCTACAGGCACGTCCCCGAACACAAGAACATCGACAGGGAGAAATTCACCAGTCGACTCGGTCACGTTAACATGTAG